The following are encoded together in the Oceanobacillus zhaokaii genome:
- a CDS encoding GNAT family N-acetyltransferase, protein MFRTYEFDNYTVRIAGENDTESVIRLLQDTASNLQKKGVLQWEYLLQGEDTKEIEQGILAGTTYVAEANGKMVATFNFSSKQNDWDITLWGERDDAAYYIHRLAVNPRYRHQQIGRMLLSWMDSNLKLVEGYVRLDCIANNPVLNKFYQDAGFTFVGYAKQEEENFSKYEKIYQVEKQD, encoded by the coding sequence TTGTTCAGAACATATGAATTTGATAATTATACGGTTAGAATAGCGGGAGAGAATGACACAGAATCTGTTATACGGTTATTGCAGGATACTGCTAGCAACTTGCAGAAAAAAGGGGTTTTGCAATGGGAGTATTTGCTTCAAGGCGAAGATACAAAAGAGATTGAACAGGGGATTCTAGCAGGGACGACATATGTTGCTGAAGCAAACGGAAAAATGGTTGCTACTTTTAATTTCTCTAGTAAGCAAAATGACTGGGATATTACACTGTGGGGGGAGCGGGATGATGCTGCCTATTATATCCATCGACTCGCAGTGAATCCTAGATATCGCCATCAGCAAATAGGAAGGATGCTATTAAGCTGGATGGATAGTAATCTGAAGTTAGTGGAGGGGTATGTTAGACTTGATTGTATTGCAAATAATCCTGTATTAAATAAATTTTATCAGGATGCAGGTTTTACTTTTGTTGGTTACGCCAAGCAGGAGGAAGAGAACTTTTCAAAGTATGAAAAGATTTATCAAGTTGAGAAGCAAGATTAG